A part of Catharus ustulatus isolate bCatUst1 chromosome 8, bCatUst1.pri.v2, whole genome shotgun sequence genomic DNA contains:
- the LOC116999608 gene encoding putative neutral ceramidase C isoform X1, with product MRGRRSRCSFSRLEVILIVCLVLMIALTVVLLVLHFLNKNLDGKWSCPSPSKPSAPGGYWVGVGRADCTGPVAQVPLMGYANAEQVGKGLLSRLYSRAFIVAEPERSKRIVFVSADIGMVSQRLRLEVLQELRSKYGELYRQDNVILSGTHTHSGPGGYFQYTLFWITSKGLIKPALKSIVNGIVKSIDIAHENMKKGRLFINRGTVENSQINRSPFSYLENPESERKRYSSNTDKEMVVLKMVAEDGHELGLISWFAVHPVSMNNSNHLVNSDNVGYASYLFEQEKNKGMLPGEGSFVAAFASSNLGDVSPNTRGPFCANTGESCDNPQSSCPVGGATMCMAKGPGNDMFESTRIIGQNIYLKAKELYEKASQEVTGPLSSAHQWVNMSDVSVELNATHTVKTCKPALGHSFAAGTIDGVGAFNFTQGSVEGDPAWDQIRDQLLGEPSNETKACHKPKPILFSTGEMTWPHPWHPDIVDVQIAAIGSLAILAVPGEFTTMSGRRLREAVKSEFDSHGTRGMNVVIAGLCNVYTHYITTYEEYQVQRYEAASTIYGPHTLSAYIQLYRGLAKAIALNATEELPRGPEPPLFNVTSLTLLPVLSADKAPANKSFGDVLEEVRQEYQEGEVAAVTFVGANPRNSAENATEHNFLTVEKYSNISSSWHVVLNDASWDTRFYWSKGSSDQSNVTIEWHIPAGTEPGVYRLRYFGHYKKRVVLLLRTFPFEGSSSAFQITAP from the exons ATGCGTGGAAGGAGGTCCAGGTGCTCCTTCTCCCGGCTGGAGGTGATCCTGATCGTGTGCCTGGTGCTGATGATCGCCCTGACCGTGgtgctcctggtcctgcactTCCTCAACAAAAACCTCGATGGCAAgtggagctgtcccagcccctccaagccctctgctccagggggT TACTGGGTGGGTGTTGGCAGAGCTGACTGCACGGGGCCCGTGGCACAAGTCCCTCTG aTGGGCTATGCCAACGCTGAGCAGGTGGGCAAGGGGCTCCTCTCCCGCCTCTACAGCCGAGCCTTCATCGTGGCAGAGCCCGAGCGCTCCAAACGGATCGTGTTCGTCAGCGCCGACATCGGAATGGTGTCCCAGAGACTGAGGCTGGAG gtgctgcaggagctgcggAGCAAGTACGGGGAGCTGTACAGGCAGGACAACGTCATCCTCAGCGGCACCCACACGCACTCTGGCCCTGGAGGGTACTTCCAGTACACCCTGTTCTGGATCACCAGCAAGGGGCTCATCAAGCCAGCCCTCAAATCCATCGTGAATGGCATCGTGAAG AGCATAGATATTGCCCATGAGAACATGAAGAAAGGAAGGCTCTTTATAAACAGGGGCACAGTAGAAAACAGCCAGATCAACCGGAGCCCTTTCTCCTACCTCGAGAACCCAGAGTCGGAGCGGAAGAG GTACTCATCCAACACGGATAAAGAGATGGTGGTGCTGAAGATGGTAGCTGAGGATGGACACGAGCTAGGCCTTATCAG CTGGTTTGCTGTGCACCCGGTGAGCATGAACAACTCCAACCACCTGGTGAACAGCGACAACGTGGGCTACGCCTCCTACCTGTTCGAGCAGGAGAAGAACAAGGGCATGCTCCCTGGAGAG GGCTCTTTTGTGGCCGCCTTTGCCTCGTCCAACCTGGGAGACGTGTCCCCCAACACGCGGGGCCCCTTCTGCGCCAACACGGGCGAGTCCTGTGACaacccccagagcagctgtcccGTCGGAGGG GCAACCATGTGCATGGCCAAGGGGCCTGGGAATGACATGTTTGAGAGCACCAGGATTATAGGGCAGAATATCTACCTGAAAGCAAAG GAGCTGTATGAAAAAGCCTCCCAGGAGGTGACAGGacccctgagctcagcccaccAGTGGGTGAACATGAGCGACGTGTCCGTGGAGCTGAATGCCACACACACG GTTAAAACCTGCAAaccagccctggggcacagctTTGCTGCAGGGACTATTGACGGAGTGGGGGCTTTCAACTTCACCCAAG GCTCAGTAGAAGGGGACCCAGCTTGGGATCAAATCCGGgaccagctgctgggagagccaTCAAATGAAACCAAAGCCTGCCACAAACCCAAGCCCATCCTCTTCAGCACAGGAGAG ATGACTTGGCCCCACCCCTGGCACCCAGACATCGTGGATGTGCAGATTGCTGCCATCGGATCCCTGGCAATCCTTGCTGTTCCCGGGGAATTCAC GACCATGTCTGGACGCAGGCTGCGGGAAGCTGTCAAAAGT GAATTTGATTCCCATGGGACACGAGGGATGAATGTTGTGATTGCAGGTCTGTGCAATGTCTACACCCACTACATCACCACCTACGAGGAATACCAG GTTCAACGATACGAGGCTGCCTCCACTATTTATGGGCCACACACCCTTTCTGCTTACATCCAGCTGTACAGGGGCCTGGCCAAGGCTATTGCTCTG aATGCCACTGAGGAGCTGCCCCGTGGTCCAGAGCCCCCACTTTTCAACGTAAccagcctgaccctgctgcCTGTTCTCAGCGCGGACAAGGCCCCCGCCAATAAAAGCTTTGGGGATGTGCTGGAAGAAGTGAGACAGGAGTATCAAGAG GGAGAAGTTGCTGCAGTGACTTTCGTGGGTGCAAATCCCAGGAACTCTGCAGAGAATGCG ACTGAGCATAACTTCCTGACAGTGGAGAAATACTCCaacatttccagcagctggCATGTGGTGCTGAACGATGCCTCCTGGGACACCAG GTTTTACTGGAGCAAAGGAAGCAGTGACCAGAGCAATGTGACCATCGAGTGGCACATCCCAGCTGGCACGGAGCCGGGCGTGTACCGGCTGCGCTACTTCGGCCACTACAAGAAGAGGGTGGTCCTCCTCCTGCGCACCTTCCCCTTTGAGGGCTCATCCTCAGCATTCCAAATCACAGCTCCCTAG
- the LOC116999608 gene encoding putative neutral ceramidase C isoform X2: MRGRRSRCSFSRLEVILIVCLVLMIALTVVLLVLHFLNKNNNNNNTTAEEAKYWVGVGRADCTGPVAQVPLMGYANAEQVGKGLLSRLYSRAFIVAEPERSKRIVFVSADIGMVSQRLRLEVLQELRSKYGELYRQDNVILSGTHTHSGPGGYFQYTLFWITSKGLIKPALKSIVNGIVKSIDIAHENMKKGRLFINRGTVENSQINRSPFSYLENPESERKRYSSNTDKEMVVLKMVAEDGHELGLISWFAVHPVSMNNSNHLVNSDNVGYASYLFEQEKNKGMLPGEGSFVAAFASSNLGDVSPNTRGPFCANTGESCDNPQSSCPVGGATMCMAKGPGNDMFESTRIIGQNIYLKAKELYEKASQEVTGPLSSAHQWVNMSDVSVELNATHTVKTCKPALGHSFAAGTIDGVGAFNFTQGSVEGDPAWDQIRDQLLGEPSNETKACHKPKPILFSTGEMTWPHPWHPDIVDVQIAAIGSLAILAVPGEFTTMSGRRLREAVKSEFDSHGTRGMNVVIAGLCNVYTHYITTYEEYQVQRYEAASTIYGPHTLSAYIQLYRGLAKAIALNATEELPRGPEPPLFNVTSLTLLPVLSADKAPANKSFGDVLEEVRQEYQEGEVAAVTFVGANPRNSAENATEHNFLTVEKYSNISSSWHVVLNDASWDTRFYWSKGSSDQSNVTIEWHIPAGTEPGVYRLRYFGHYKKRVVLLLRTFPFEGSSSAFQITAP; encoded by the exons ATGCGTGGAAGGAGGTCCAGGTGCTCCTTCTCCCGGCTGGAGGTGATCCTGATCGTGTGCCTGGTGCTGATGATCGCCCTGACCGTGgtgctcctggtcctgcactTCCTCAACAAA aacaacaacaacaacaacaccaCAGCAGAAGAGGCAAAGTACTGGGTGGGTGTTGGCAGAGCTGACTGCACGGGGCCCGTGGCACAAGTCCCTCTG aTGGGCTATGCCAACGCTGAGCAGGTGGGCAAGGGGCTCCTCTCCCGCCTCTACAGCCGAGCCTTCATCGTGGCAGAGCCCGAGCGCTCCAAACGGATCGTGTTCGTCAGCGCCGACATCGGAATGGTGTCCCAGAGACTGAGGCTGGAG gtgctgcaggagctgcggAGCAAGTACGGGGAGCTGTACAGGCAGGACAACGTCATCCTCAGCGGCACCCACACGCACTCTGGCCCTGGAGGGTACTTCCAGTACACCCTGTTCTGGATCACCAGCAAGGGGCTCATCAAGCCAGCCCTCAAATCCATCGTGAATGGCATCGTGAAG AGCATAGATATTGCCCATGAGAACATGAAGAAAGGAAGGCTCTTTATAAACAGGGGCACAGTAGAAAACAGCCAGATCAACCGGAGCCCTTTCTCCTACCTCGAGAACCCAGAGTCGGAGCGGAAGAG GTACTCATCCAACACGGATAAAGAGATGGTGGTGCTGAAGATGGTAGCTGAGGATGGACACGAGCTAGGCCTTATCAG CTGGTTTGCTGTGCACCCGGTGAGCATGAACAACTCCAACCACCTGGTGAACAGCGACAACGTGGGCTACGCCTCCTACCTGTTCGAGCAGGAGAAGAACAAGGGCATGCTCCCTGGAGAG GGCTCTTTTGTGGCCGCCTTTGCCTCGTCCAACCTGGGAGACGTGTCCCCCAACACGCGGGGCCCCTTCTGCGCCAACACGGGCGAGTCCTGTGACaacccccagagcagctgtcccGTCGGAGGG GCAACCATGTGCATGGCCAAGGGGCCTGGGAATGACATGTTTGAGAGCACCAGGATTATAGGGCAGAATATCTACCTGAAAGCAAAG GAGCTGTATGAAAAAGCCTCCCAGGAGGTGACAGGacccctgagctcagcccaccAGTGGGTGAACATGAGCGACGTGTCCGTGGAGCTGAATGCCACACACACG GTTAAAACCTGCAAaccagccctggggcacagctTTGCTGCAGGGACTATTGACGGAGTGGGGGCTTTCAACTTCACCCAAG GCTCAGTAGAAGGGGACCCAGCTTGGGATCAAATCCGGgaccagctgctgggagagccaTCAAATGAAACCAAAGCCTGCCACAAACCCAAGCCCATCCTCTTCAGCACAGGAGAG ATGACTTGGCCCCACCCCTGGCACCCAGACATCGTGGATGTGCAGATTGCTGCCATCGGATCCCTGGCAATCCTTGCTGTTCCCGGGGAATTCAC GACCATGTCTGGACGCAGGCTGCGGGAAGCTGTCAAAAGT GAATTTGATTCCCATGGGACACGAGGGATGAATGTTGTGATTGCAGGTCTGTGCAATGTCTACACCCACTACATCACCACCTACGAGGAATACCAG GTTCAACGATACGAGGCTGCCTCCACTATTTATGGGCCACACACCCTTTCTGCTTACATCCAGCTGTACAGGGGCCTGGCCAAGGCTATTGCTCTG aATGCCACTGAGGAGCTGCCCCGTGGTCCAGAGCCCCCACTTTTCAACGTAAccagcctgaccctgctgcCTGTTCTCAGCGCGGACAAGGCCCCCGCCAATAAAAGCTTTGGGGATGTGCTGGAAGAAGTGAGACAGGAGTATCAAGAG GGAGAAGTTGCTGCAGTGACTTTCGTGGGTGCAAATCCCAGGAACTCTGCAGAGAATGCG ACTGAGCATAACTTCCTGACAGTGGAGAAATACTCCaacatttccagcagctggCATGTGGTGCTGAACGATGCCTCCTGGGACACCAG GTTTTACTGGAGCAAAGGAAGCAGTGACCAGAGCAATGTGACCATCGAGTGGCACATCCCAGCTGGCACGGAGCCGGGCGTGTACCGGCTGCGCTACTTCGGCCACTACAAGAAGAGGGTGGTCCTCCTCCTGCGCACCTTCCCCTTTGAGGGCTCATCCTCAGCATTCCAAATCACAGCTCCCTAG